A section of the Candidatus Tisiphia endosymbiont of Nedyus quadrimaculatus genome encodes:
- the pth gene encoding aminoacyl-tRNA hydrolase, whose translation MLKSEDKGYIVVVGLGNIGKEYQNTRHNVGFTAVERLSEYYKFSWNTKAKFHAELAQGIIGEYKLLLAKPLTYMNLSGKAVQAICSYYNVKSQNIFVLHDDIDLETGRIKYKLAGGSGGHNGLKSLDQCIGNDYHRIRIGVGRPAAYNDVSDYVLASFAKEEYKIMVNSIEVIINNFRLLLSGEMEEFKRSIV comes from the coding sequence ATGCTTAAATCTGAAGACAAAGGGTATATAGTTGTTGTAGGTTTGGGCAATATAGGCAAAGAGTACCAAAATACTCGCCATAATGTTGGCTTTACAGCTGTGGAACGTTTATCAGAATACTATAAATTTTCTTGGAATACCAAAGCTAAATTTCATGCAGAACTTGCACAAGGGATAATAGGCGAGTATAAATTACTATTAGCAAAGCCTCTGACTTATATGAATCTGTCTGGAAAAGCAGTACAAGCAATATGTTCTTACTATAATGTTAAATCACAGAATATTTTTGTTTTACATGATGATATAGATTTAGAAACTGGTAGAATAAAATATAAATTGGCTGGTGGTAGTGGTGGGCATAATGGTTTAAAATCATTGGATCAGTGTATAGGAAATGATTATCACCGTATAAGAATAGGGGTAGGAAGACCAGCAGCGTATAATGATGTGTCGGATTACGTTTTAGCTTCTTTTGCTAAAGAGGAATATAAAATTATGGTTAATTCCATTGAAGTAATAATTAATAATTTTCGTTTATTGCTTTCAGGTGAAATGGAAGAGTTTAAAAGGAGCATCGTTTAA
- a CDS encoding GNAT family N-acetyltransferase codes for MKQQLTCVYADDMDAQYSKIMQDGLDELAKNKKGLDAVQSFSFSCFDNDKNFVAGIKGVLVYGCLYIDTLWVSEDFRGQNYGTLLMSKAENLARERNCRFMNLCTTDWQARPFYEKLGFKLEFTRRGYDKDSELYFLKKDL; via the coding sequence ATGAAACAACAATTAACTTGTGTTTATGCAGATGACATGGATGCACAATATTCGAAGATAATGCAGGATGGATTAGATGAACTTGCTAAAAACAAGAAGGGTCTTGATGCTGTCCAATCATTTTCCTTCTCGTGTTTTGATAATGATAAAAACTTTGTTGCTGGTATAAAAGGTGTACTTGTTTATGGTTGTTTATACATTGATACGTTATGGGTTTCTGAAGATTTTCGAGGTCAGAATTACGGTACTTTACTAATGTCCAAGGCAGAGAATCTAGCACGAGAGCGTAATTGTAGATTTATGAATTTGTGTACTACCGATTGGCAAGCTAGACCATTTTATGAGAAATTAGGTTTTAAATTAGAGTTTACAAGAAGGGGATATGATAAAGATTCAGAATTATATTTTTTAAAGAAGGATTTGTGA
- the ychF gene encoding redox-regulated ATPase YchF produces the protein MTLKCGIVGLPNVGKSTLFNALTSSIAAEAANYSFCTIEPNSAIVPVPDVRLNELSIIAGSSKIIPTYIEVVDIAGLVKGASKGEGLGNKFLSHIREVDAILHVLRCFEDIDVTHVHNKIDPIYDAEIIETELILADLESVEKRLINAEKRLKTGDKTLKDQIELLKEIQATLTVGKPVRSMIGTYSKEALDQLQLLTSKPVLYACNVLEKDAVTGNKFTELVAKKAGEESAKHVIISSKIEADIAILESEEEKSEFLNSMGLVETGLSKIIKEMYNLLDLRSFFTVGPKETHGWTFCNGTLAPQAAGIIHTDFEKGFIRAEVISYEDYINFNGEVKAKEMGKMRLEGKEYKMQDGDVVHFRFNV, from the coding sequence ATGACATTAAAATGTGGTATTGTTGGCTTGCCAAATGTAGGAAAATCAACCCTATTTAATGCCTTAACTTCAAGTATTGCAGCAGAAGCGGCTAATTATTCTTTCTGCACTATAGAACCAAATTCTGCTATAGTACCAGTGCCGGATGTTAGGCTAAATGAGCTATCCATTATTGCTGGTTCTAGTAAAATTATTCCTACTTACATAGAAGTTGTAGATATTGCAGGTTTGGTAAAAGGTGCTAGTAAAGGAGAGGGTTTGGGTAATAAATTCTTATCTCACATACGAGAAGTTGATGCTATTTTGCACGTACTACGTTGTTTTGAGGATATAGATGTTACTCACGTACATAATAAAATTGATCCAATATATGATGCTGAAATAATAGAAACAGAATTAATTTTAGCAGATCTTGAGTCGGTAGAGAAACGCTTAATAAATGCTGAGAAACGTTTAAAAACAGGTGATAAAACTTTAAAAGACCAAATAGAGTTATTAAAAGAAATTCAAGCAACTCTAACGGTAGGTAAACCGGTGCGTAGCATGATTGGGACTTATAGTAAAGAGGCTTTGGATCAATTACAATTATTAACTTCTAAGCCGGTTTTGTATGCTTGCAATGTACTGGAAAAAGATGCAGTTACTGGTAATAAATTTACGGAACTTGTAGCCAAAAAAGCAGGGGAAGAAAGTGCAAAACATGTTATTATTTCATCAAAAATTGAAGCGGATATTGCAATTTTAGAAAGTGAGGAAGAGAAATCTGAATTCTTAAATAGTATGGGTCTTGTAGAAACGGGTCTAAGTAAAATTATCAAAGAAATGTATAACTTATTAGACCTAAGAAGCTTTTTTACTGTAGGTCCAAAAGAAACACATGGTTGGACTTTTTGTAATGGTACGCTAGCCCCTCAAGCAGCCGGTATTATTCATACTGATTTTGAGAAAGGTTTTATTCGGGCTGAGGTTATTAGTTATGAGGATTATATAAATTTTAATGGTGAAGTGAAAGCTAAAGAAATGGGTAAAATGCGTTTAGAGGGCAAGGAGTATAAAATGCAGGATGGGGATGTGGTGCATTTTAGATTTAATGTTTAA
- a CDS encoding glutathione S-transferase family protein gives MRKLYHYPICPLSRQVRVYLKELDVQFTMVKEDYWLRDKEFLGLNQAGTTPVLQEASTLIIAGIYPITEYLHEKYPNFNFIDEDIDIRCEIRRLLSWFNEKFYREVTKIIIDEKIIRSFCQLGGPRTDFLRAAKNNLSHHLNYMSNLFEKRSFIASNSLSCADIAAACHISVLDYFGEINWDKWLSIRHWYAIIKSRPSFRSLLHDQIPSFTPPVCYADLDF, from the coding sequence ATGAGAAAATTATACCATTATCCTATTTGTCCATTGTCACGGCAAGTTCGGGTGTATTTAAAAGAGCTAGATGTGCAGTTTACTATGGTTAAGGAGGATTATTGGCTTCGGGATAAGGAATTTTTGGGTTTAAATCAGGCGGGGACGACACCTGTCTTACAAGAGGCGTCCACTCTAATTATAGCAGGAATTTATCCCATCACTGAGTATTTACATGAAAAATATCCAAATTTTAATTTTATCGATGAAGATATTGATATTAGATGTGAAATTCGTAGGTTGCTCAGTTGGTTTAATGAAAAATTTTACCGCGAAGTAACAAAAATTATTATCGATGAAAAAATAATAAGATCCTTCTGCCAATTAGGTGGTCCTAGAACTGATTTTCTTAGGGCAGCAAAAAATAATCTATCACATCATTTAAACTATATGTCAAATTTATTTGAAAAGCGTAGCTTTATTGCATCAAATTCTTTAAGTTGTGCAGATATAGCTGCTGCCTGTCATATATCGGTTCTAGATTATTTTGGCGAAATTAATTGGGACAAATGGCTGTCTATTCGTCATTGGTATGCAATCATAAAATCTAGGCCTAGCTTCCGCTCTTTATTACACGACCAAATACCAAGTTTTACTCCACCCGTTTGTTATGCTGATTTAGATTTTTAG
- a CDS encoding uracil-DNA glycosylase family protein, protein MTHFTQKINQLKWLQAIGIDYYLSQSTINQQEIPCTPRHSRNPSCHIWIASSATPPRNDDSTFTHTSLREGTLVATKQSISNHFPNPSCHFRTGGNPDPAQKQNDTISLSRSLADSASSLEELKKLLMDFNGCDLKKLANKTVFADGNPQSSIMFIGEAPGSNEDAQGIPFCGESGKLLDNVLASINISREHNAYITNTVFWRPPANRQPTQEEIDICRPFVEKHIALINPKLIVLVGNVAATSLLGKNAGISKIRQEYYLYTNQYLSKPIQTTSIFHPAYLLRQPMQKKTTWYDLLKIHEYINTSGI, encoded by the coding sequence ATGACGCATTTTACACAAAAAATCAACCAACTAAAATGGTTGCAAGCAATTGGTATAGATTATTATTTATCACAATCAACTATTAATCAGCAAGAAATACCCTGCACTCCTCGTCATTCCCGCAATCCTTCATGTCATATATGGATTGCTTCGTCGGCTACGCCTCCTCGCAATGACGACAGTACTTTTACCCACACGTCATTGCGAGAAGGCACTTTAGTGGCGACGAAGCAATCCATTTCTAATCATTTCCCCAATCCTTCATGTCATTTCCGCACAGGCGGGAATCCAGATCCTGCACAGAAACAGAATGACACCATTTCTTTATCTAGATCTTTGGCTGACTCAGCTAGCAGCCTAGAAGAACTAAAAAAACTACTAATGGATTTTAACGGTTGTGATTTAAAGAAATTAGCCAATAAAACCGTATTTGCTGATGGAAATCCACAAAGTTCTATAATGTTTATTGGGGAAGCACCGGGTAGTAACGAAGATGCACAAGGAATACCATTTTGCGGTGAAAGTGGTAAGTTACTCGATAATGTATTAGCCTCTATTAATATTTCAAGAGAACATAACGCTTATATTACTAACACTGTATTTTGGCGACCACCAGCCAACCGCCAACCGACGCAAGAAGAAATAGATATTTGCAGACCTTTTGTTGAGAAACATATCGCTTTAATAAACCCAAAACTAATTGTTTTAGTAGGAAATGTCGCGGCAACCAGCTTACTTGGCAAAAATGCTGGTATAAGTAAAATCAGACAAGAATATTATTTATACACAAATCAGTATCTTAGCAAACCAATTCAAACCACTTCTATCTTCCATCCCGCCTATTTGCTTAGACAACCAATGCAGAAAAAAACCACTTGGTATGATTTACTAAAAATCCATGAATATATCAATACAAGTGGGATATAG
- a CDS encoding RluA family pseudouridine synthase has translation MEEYNVPKNLDGFRLDKALVSLISKTSRSQIQKLINGLQVQVNGLIISDSDFKVKENDLISVVFKDPEPLTMQEADIKLDIFYEDLMVINKAAGMTVHPGSGNHQDTLVNALLHHAKSLSSIGGLERPGIVHRLDKDTSGLMVVAKNNFAHQHLASQIESRNLIRKYKALVWGIINPQQGIIRNNIGRSRLLRQRMTILKFGGKEAITHYKTEEIFFNGLISMLECKLTTGRTHQIRVQLSHLKHSVVGDQTYGKNSRKVSCSSDIVQQKLVNFKRQALHSWYISFTHPVSGKLLEFQSPLPQDIMEIIIQDEYKRVINLWLCPKNCVNSKK, from the coding sequence ATGGAAGAATATAACGTACCAAAAAATTTAGATGGGTTTAGACTTGATAAGGCTTTGGTAAGTCTTATCAGTAAAACATCTAGAAGCCAAATTCAAAAGCTCATAAATGGCTTGCAAGTACAAGTTAATGGTTTGATTATTTCTGATTCCGACTTTAAGGTCAAGGAGAATGATCTTATTTCAGTAGTTTTTAAAGATCCTGAGCCTTTAACAATGCAGGAAGCTGATATTAAACTTGATATTTTCTATGAAGATTTAATGGTTATCAATAAAGCAGCTGGTATGACAGTACATCCTGGTAGTGGTAACCACCAAGACACTTTGGTAAATGCTTTATTACACCATGCAAAATCTTTATCTAGCATAGGAGGGTTGGAAAGACCTGGTATAGTTCATCGTTTAGATAAAGATACATCAGGATTGATGGTTGTCGCCAAAAATAATTTTGCCCATCAACATCTTGCCAGTCAGATAGAAAGTCGTAATCTTATACGCAAATATAAAGCATTAGTTTGGGGTATTATAAATCCACAACAAGGAATTATTAGAAATAATATCGGAAGAAGCCGTTTGCTACGGCAGAGAATGACAATTTTAAAATTTGGTGGTAAAGAGGCAATTACTCATTATAAAACAGAAGAAATATTTTTTAATGGTCTAATCAGTATGTTAGAATGTAAACTTACTACCGGTCGAACTCATCAAATCAGAGTGCAGTTGAGTCATTTAAAACATTCTGTGGTAGGAGACCAAACTTATGGTAAGAATAGCAGGAAAGTTAGTTGTAGTTCTGATATAGTGCAACAAAAACTAGTAAATTTCAAACGACAAGCATTACATTCTTGGTATATAAGTTTTACCCACCCAGTGAGTGGTAAATTGTTAGAATTTCAATCACCTTTACCGCAGGATATTATGGAGATAATTATACAAGATGAATATAAAAGAGTTATTAATTTATGGCTCTGTCCAAAAAACTGTGTAAATTCGAAAAAATAG
- a CDS encoding IS256 family transposase produces the protein MNKKTNESIKQAVDLLIDNDTDVSTILKEGGLLKELTKRLIEKALQSEMNNHLGYDKYSRADNDNARNGITSKKLISEHGAVEIEVPRDRHNTFEPAILPKRQKRFDGFDDKVLSLYAKGMSISDIKIQLQELYSVEISEGLISQITDDVMDEVKAWQSRPLEEIYPIVFFDCLVVKVRQDKRIINKAVYVALGIDLSGKKDILGLWISENEGAKFWLGNFTEMKNRGLKDILIACSDNLTDMSEAIEAVYPKTEHQLCIVHQIRNSLKYVSYKDRKQLSSDLKPIYTAVTEEQAHLALVSFEEKWNKQYPQIAKSWYNNWDNLMIFLGYPESIRKVIYTTNSVESVNSQLRKVTNNKRVFPNDNAVFKSLYLTIDYMTKKWTMPIPNWNEAMAHLMIKFEDRLNKI, from the coding sequence ATGAATAAAAAAACTAATGAATCAATAAAGCAAGCAGTAGATTTATTAATAGATAATGATACAGATGTAAGTACAATACTGAAAGAAGGAGGTTTATTAAAAGAATTGACCAAACGTTTAATAGAGAAGGCACTGCAGTCAGAAATGAATAATCATCTAGGCTATGATAAATACAGTCGTGCAGATAATGATAATGCTCGTAATGGTATAACTAGCAAAAAACTGATCTCCGAACATGGAGCTGTAGAAATAGAAGTACCAAGGGATAGGCATAATACCTTTGAACCCGCAATACTACCAAAACGCCAGAAACGTTTTGATGGTTTTGACGATAAAGTACTATCATTATATGCTAAAGGCATGAGTATATCTGATATTAAGATTCAGTTACAGGAGTTATACAGTGTTGAAATAAGTGAAGGCTTAATCAGCCAAATTACTGATGATGTAATGGATGAGGTTAAAGCTTGGCAGAGTCGACCATTAGAAGAGATATATCCGATAGTATTTTTTGATTGTTTAGTAGTAAAAGTCAGGCAAGATAAAAGGATAATCAATAAGGCAGTATATGTTGCATTAGGAATTGATTTATCTGGTAAAAAAGATATATTGGGATTATGGATCAGTGAAAATGAAGGGGCAAAATTTTGGCTCGGTAATTTTACCGAAATGAAAAATAGAGGGCTAAAAGATATACTGATTGCCTGTAGCGATAATCTTACTGATATGTCTGAGGCAATAGAAGCAGTTTATCCAAAAACAGAACATCAATTGTGTATTGTACATCAGATTAGAAATAGTTTAAAATATGTGTCGTATAAAGATAGGAAGCAACTGTCTAGCGATTTAAAGCCGATATATACTGCAGTAACGGAAGAACAAGCCCATTTAGCTTTAGTATCTTTTGAAGAAAAATGGAATAAACAATATCCACAAATTGCCAAATCATGGTATAATAATTGGGACAATCTAATGATTTTTCTAGGGTATCCTGAGTCAATTAGAAAGGTAATTTATACAACTAATTCAGTTGAATCTGTCAATAGTCAATTGCGTAAAGTAACAAATAATAAGCGGGTTTTTCCTAATGATAATGCTGTTTTTAAAAGTTTATATTTGACAATTGACTATATGACCAAAAAATGGACTATGCCCATTCCAAACTGGAATGAAGCTATGGCTCATTTGATGATTAAATTTGAGGATAGGCTTAACAAAATTTAA
- a CDS encoding M23 family metallopeptidase: MLKFCILLLTILLLQGCSSSSTNKTLLTVTAQQLQKDHKLNHGTLIIQYNLAALSKNNCIYAKDFGLVINDSQYNKAFLQKFKASCAENINNQAMIRSTKIKDLLLKLNCKYKFLSQEELRLVQKASNKNSSHNINELAQLDKLTTTIPIMLPQYNVKITSHYGVRKHPRKKQKKFHCGTDLKAYSSAPIYASADGIITTIRRERAYGNLIEIKHSNKFITKYAHLKKIHVKAGDMVTKGQMIGLQGNSGNSTGEHLHFEIWLNNKHVNPFDFVSHACNC; the protein is encoded by the coding sequence ATGCTTAAATTTTGTATATTGTTGTTAACTATACTATTATTACAAGGATGTAGCTCCTCATCTACCAATAAGACGCTTTTAACTGTTACCGCTCAGCAATTACAAAAAGATCATAAACTAAATCACGGCACTTTAATTATACAATATAATTTAGCAGCACTAAGTAAAAATAACTGCATCTATGCAAAAGATTTTGGTCTTGTTATTAATGATAGCCAATATAATAAGGCTTTTTTACAAAAGTTTAAAGCCAGCTGTGCTGAGAATATTAATAACCAAGCAATGATCAGGTCAACCAAGATTAAGGACTTACTACTAAAATTAAATTGTAAGTATAAGTTCTTATCTCAAGAAGAATTACGACTTGTTCAAAAAGCTAGTAATAAAAATAGTTCCCATAATATTAATGAGCTAGCACAATTAGATAAGCTAACTACTACTATTCCTATAATGTTACCACAATATAACGTAAAGATTACCAGTCATTATGGCGTACGCAAACACCCTAGGAAAAAACAAAAGAAATTCCATTGTGGGACAGACTTAAAAGCCTATAGTAGTGCTCCTATTTATGCCTCTGCTGATGGAATAATTACTACCATCAGGCGAGAACGTGCTTATGGAAATTTGATAGAAATAAAACATTCAAATAAATTTATTACCAAATATGCTCACTTGAAAAAAATACATGTAAAAGCAGGAGATATGGTTACAAAAGGTCAAATGATTGGGCTGCAAGGGAATAGTGGCAATAGTACCGGGGAACATTTACATTTTGAAATTTGGCTCAATAATAAACATGTCAATCCTTTTGATTTTGTGTCACACGCTTGCAACTGTTGA
- a CDS encoding APC family permease, whose translation MSQKIGFWSVLGLVIGSQLGTAILILPAGLAPFGIFSLVGWIVSSCGAIIIALLFGILCARFPQTGGPHVYLKQAFGNDVAFFTGWTYWVISWVSTAVVVIAAVTYLTPLIGVCNSFICLILQILLLFAVMLLNFKGIGVAGRAEFILAMLKFIPLIIIPVIALYQFDSNNFVMDKRTTNLTFSQILGEVTLLTFWGFIGVESATAQAGSVINPSKTIPRAIVIGTLCVAILYLINSIGIIGLVPREDLIHSNAPYVDATQIIFGGQWHLLISLIASIICIGTLNAWVLISGQIALGLAQDGLMPSFFAKKNKNGAPIWSLVVSCIGILLLLISTTNEDLSEQVTEIINFSVTCFLFVYLACSVAFLKLLLAKLEESSLYKWLIAFGSIAFCLWIICETPLKVIIPAISFILSGVPVYFLWYKRQ comes from the coding sequence ATGTCACAAAAGATTGGTTTTTGGTCAGTTTTGGGTTTAGTTATTGGTAGCCAACTTGGCACTGCTATTTTGATATTACCAGCAGGTTTAGCCCCCTTTGGTATTTTTAGTTTAGTTGGATGGATAGTATCTTCCTGTGGTGCCATAATAATAGCACTTTTATTTGGCATACTTTGTGCACGATTTCCACAAACAGGTGGACCTCATGTTTATTTAAAGCAGGCATTTGGCAATGATGTAGCATTCTTTACTGGCTGGACTTATTGGGTTATTTCATGGGTTAGTACAGCTGTAGTAGTTATTGCAGCTGTTACATATTTAACACCTTTAATTGGTGTGTGTAATAGTTTTATATGCTTAATTCTGCAAATATTATTGTTATTTGCTGTTATGTTACTAAACTTTAAAGGTATAGGAGTAGCGGGGCGTGCTGAATTTATACTAGCAATGTTAAAATTTATTCCATTAATAATAATACCAGTTATAGCATTATATCAGTTTGATAGTAATAATTTTGTTATGGATAAGAGAACAACTAATTTAACTTTTTCTCAAATTCTTGGTGAAGTAACGTTACTGACATTTTGGGGATTTATTGGTGTAGAGTCAGCAACTGCTCAAGCTGGTTCAGTAATTAACCCATCAAAAACAATACCAAGAGCAATAGTAATAGGTACACTATGTGTGGCTATTTTATATCTTATTAATAGTATTGGAATAATTGGTTTAGTTCCACGAGAAGATTTGATACATTCTAACGCCCCTTATGTAGATGCTACTCAAATAATTTTTGGCGGTCAGTGGCATCTACTTATTTCTTTGATTGCTTCAATTATTTGCATTGGCACGTTAAATGCTTGGGTATTAATCAGCGGACAAATTGCTTTAGGATTAGCACAAGACGGTTTAATGCCATCTTTTTTTGCTAAGAAAAATAAAAATGGAGCTCCAATTTGGAGTTTGGTTGTAAGTTGCATTGGAATATTATTATTATTGATTAGTACAACAAATGAAGATTTGTCAGAACAAGTTACCGAAATAATTAATTTTTCAGTTACTTGTTTTTTATTTGTATATCTAGCCTGTAGTGTAGCTTTTTTAAAATTACTACTAGCAAAGTTAGAAGAATCTTCACTATATAAATGGTTAATTGCCTTCGGATCAATTGCTTTTTGCCTATGGATCATTTGTGAGACACCATTAAAGGTCATAATACCAGCTATCTCATTTATATTAAGCGGAGTACCGGTTTATTTTCTTTGGTATAAAAGGCAATAA